The following proteins come from a genomic window of Salvia hispanica cultivar TCC Black 2014 chromosome 4, UniMelb_Shisp_WGS_1.0, whole genome shotgun sequence:
- the LOC125222248 gene encoding glutathione reductase, chloroplastic has protein sequence MAATRVMASAGNAVSTPQSLNLCFRNGRLLSQKKRLFFVHDSGKKLMLSVVPSFPCAHRSRRFTTAVRAESTNGSEPSAPYDFDLFTIGAGSGGVRASRFAANFGAKVAVCELPFATISSDSAGGVGGTCVLRGCVPKKLLVYASKFSHEFEESGGFGWSYEAEPKHDWSTLIANKNAELQRLVGIYKNILKNSGVMLLEGRGKIVDPHTVDVDGKLYSAKNILIAVGGRPFIPDIPGSEYAIDSDAALDLPSKPKKIAIVGGGYIAVEFAGIFNGFKSDVHVFIRQKKLLRGFDEEVRDFLGEQMSLRGINIHSEETPQAIVKSSDGLLSVKTNQGTVDGFTHVMFATGRKPNTKNLGLEAVGVNLSKNGAIEVDEFSRTSVPSIWAVGDVTDRINLTPVALMEGGALAKTLFANEPTKPDHSAVPCAVFSQPPIGQVGLTEDQAVKEYGDIDIYTSNFRPLKATLSGLPDRVFMKLIVCAKTNKVIGLHMCGEESAEIVQGFSVAVKAGLTKADFDATIGIHPTAAEEFVTMRTPTRKIRSAPSEGKSDSDAKAVAGV, from the exons ATGGCGGCGACGAGAGTCATGGCATCGGCGGGTAACGCCGTCTCCACGCCTCAAAGCCTCAATCTCTGCTTCAGAAACGGCAGGTTGCTCTCGCAGAAAAAACGCCTCTTCTTCGTCCACGATTCTGGCAAAAAG CTGATGCTAAGCGTTGTACCTTCCTTCCCTTGTGCACACCGGAGCCGCCGCTTTACCACTGCGGTCCGGGCAGAGTCCACCAATGGCTCTGAGCCATCTGCACCATACGACTTCGACCTCTTCACTATCGGTGCTGGCAGCGGAGGTGTTAGAGCCTCTCGCTTCGCAGCCAATTTTGGAGCTAAAGTTGCGGTTTGCGAGCTGCCGTTTGCTACCATATCATCCGACTCTGCTGGAGGCGTTGGTGGCAC GTGCGTGCTCCGTGGATGTGTTCCTAAGAAACTCCTTGTATATGCATCCAAATTTTCTCATGAATTTGAAGAGAGTGGTGGATTTGGATGGAGTTATGAGGCAGAACCTAAACATGATTGGAGCACCTTGATTGCAAATAAGAATGCTGAACTTCAGCGCCTTGTCGGGATTTACAAAAACATATTGAAAAATTCTGGAGTCATGCTACTCGAAGGACGTGGCAAG ATTGTGGATCCACATACAGTGGACGTAGATGGAAAACTCTATTCAGCAAAGAACATTCTTATTGCAGTTGGAGGGCGCCCATTCATTCCTGATATTCCTGGAAGTGAATATGCAATAGATTCTGATGCTGCCCTTGATTTACCTTCAAAGCCTAAGAAAATTGCTATAGTTGGGGGTGGTTATATCGCAGTTGAGTTTGCTGGTATCTTCAATGGATTTAAGAGCGATGTCCATGTATTCATAAGACAGAAAAAGTTGTTGAGAGGATTTGATGAAGAG GTCAGAGACTTTCTTGGCGAACAAATGTCATTAAGGGGTATTAATATCCACTCTGAGGAGACACCTCAAGCTATAGTTAAGTCATCAGATGGGTTACTGTCTGTGAAAACAAACCAAGGAACAGTTGATGGGTTTACTCATGTCATGTTTGCAACAGGACGAAAACCAAATACGAAG AATTTAGGTTTAGAAGCTGTCGGAGTGAATTTGTCAAAAAATGGAGCTATAGAG GTTGATGAATTCTCTCGAACTTCTGTTCCATCAATTTGGGCGGTAGGAGATGTTACTGACAGAATAAATTTGACCCCAGTTGCCTTAATGGAAGGAGGAGCACTAGCAAAAACTCTATTTGCAAATGAACCCACAAAACCTGATCACAG TGCTGTGCCATGCGCGGTCTTTTCTCAGCCTCCTATCGGGCAAGTTGGTCTTACTGAAGATCAG GCAGTGAAGGAATATGgtgatattgatatttatacatCAAATTTCAGGCCTCTAAAGGCCACCCTTTCTGGCCTGCCGGATCGGGTCTTCATGAAACTTATTGTATGTGCGAAAACTAACAAAGTCATCGGTCTGCATATGTGTGGTGAAGAATCAGCAGAAATTGTCCAG GGATTTTCTGTTGCTGTGAAAGCTGGGTTGACTAAGGCTGATTTTGATGCAACAATTGGTATCCACCCAACTGCAGCAGAGGAATTTGTCACCATGAGAACACCTACGCGGAAGATCAGAAGTGCTCCATCTGAG GGAAAATCAGATTCTGATGCCAAAGCTGTTGCTGGTGTTTAA
- the LOC125222250 gene encoding photosystem II reaction center W protein, chloroplastic: protein MPIHTYTQSQELVSPKMATITACTSTSLVARAALVQKASPARPATVLGLPSISKMGRVRCSVEGKPEGSDSKLGMGGSMMAAAVAAAMSSPAAMALVDDRMSTEGTGLPFGLSNNLLGWILLGVFGLIWALYFIYASSLEEDEESGLSL, encoded by the exons ATGCCcatacacacatacacacagaGTCAAGAACTGGTATCTCCTAAAATGGCCACCATCACTGCCTGCACCTCTACCTCGTTGGTCGCACGCGCCGCCCTCGTGCAGAAGGCCTCGCCCGCCCGCCCCGCGACCGTGCTCG GTCTGCCATCAATCTCAAAGATGGGGAGAGTGAGATGCTCCGTGGAGGGGAAGCCAGAGGGGAGTGACAGCAAGTTGGGGATGGGTGGTTCGATGATGGCTGcagcggtggcggcggcgatgTCAAGCCCGGCAGCGATGGCACTGGTGGATGACAGAATGAGCACAGAGGGAACAGGGCTGCCATTCGGGTTGAGCAACAACCTCCTTGGGTGGATCTTGTTGGGtgtgtttggtttgatttggGCTCTCTACTTCATCTATGCTTCCTCTCTTGAAGAGGATGAGGAATCAGGCTTATCTCTTTGA
- the LOC125222247 gene encoding probable galacturonosyltransferase 6, with translation MKPLRRYSRILILCFLSFSVLAPIFLLSHRLKHADVSEEFIEDLSFIKHRTEAHSLSAIEQEGVRGLKEPTLLVYKDDHSNSSINVSSDDDTRFGEVRFATDGTHLPIKNATRHDRDGGSQKKELEEELLVSDVKEVSHIGKGHDNSVARTRQGTRMVDETVKEMKDQVIRARAYLNFTPTNSSSHFVKELKLRMRELERAVSQSTKDSRVSRSSLQKMKAMESTLSKASRLYPDCTAMIKKLRAMTYSAEEQVRSHSKQEAFLRGLGARTIPKGFHCLSMRLTAEYFNLKPEERELPYQHKLQDPYLYHFALFSDNVLACAVVVNSTVSTAREPEKVVFHIVSDSLNVPAISMWFLLNPPGKATVNVESIDNFQWLATKYDVTLGKEGSVDQRYTSELNHLRFYLPDIFPRLNKIVFLDHDVVVKKDLTRLWSIDMRGKVNGAVETCKEGEISFHRMDMLIDFTDPMVAKKFKANSCTWAFGMNLFDLNAWRRRNLTVLYHKYLRLGKQRQLWLAGSLPIGWATFYKDTLPLDKSWHVLGLGYDAGVRTEDIERAAVVHFDGIMKPWLDIGIDKYKHLWNKHVKFEHPYLQQCNLHA, from the exons ATGAAGCCATTGCGGAGATACTCGAGGATTCTGATCCTCTGCttcctctctttctctgtTCTCGCTCCTATTTTTCTACTGTCGCATCGCCTCAAACATGCCGATG TATCTGAAGAATTTATTGAAGATTTATCATTCATT AAACATAGGACGGAGGCTCATTCACTTAGTGCAATTGAGCAG GAAGGCGTTCGAGGTTTGAAAGAACCAACGCTGCTGGTGTACAAAGATGATCACTCTAATTCGTCGATTAATGTTAGTTCTGATGATGATACAAGATTTGGCGAAGTTAGATTTGCTACAGATGGTACTCACTTACCGATAAAAAATG CTACCAGACATGACAGAGATGGAGGTAGCCAGAAAAAAGAGCTGGAAGAAGAATTGCTGGTGTCTGATGTAAAG GAAGTGTCACATATAGGCAAGGGACATGATAACTCGGTTGCACGCACCAGACAGGGGACACGGATGGTAGATGAGACGgtaaaagagatgaaagaCCAGGTGATTAGGGCCAGAGCTTACTTAAACTTCACACCAACAAATAGCAGTTCTCATTTTGTCAAAGAGTTGAAGCTTCGAATGAGAGAGCTTGAACGAGCTGTAAGTCAGTCCACCAAAGATTCTAGAGTATCTAGGAG TTCTCTGCAGAAGATGAAAGCAATGGAATCTACCCTGTCAAAAGCAAGTCGTCTGTACCCTGATTGTACTGCCATGATAAAGAAACTACGTGCTATGACTTATAGTGCGGAAGAGCAGGTTCGGTCTCATAGTAAACAAGAAGCTTTCCTAAGAGGGCTTGGTGCAAGAACCATACCAAAAGGCTTTCACTGCCTCTCTATGAGGTTGACCGCTGAGTATTTTAACTTGAAGCCTGAGGAAAGAGAGCTTCCTTACCAACATAAATTACAAGATCCATATCTTTACCACTTTGCCCTATTCTCTGACAATGTATTGGCTTGTGCGGTTGTTGTGAACTCAACTGTCTCCACTGCCAGG GAACCGGAGAAAGTAGTTTTTCATATAGTGAGTGATTCACTAAACGTGCCAGCAATTTCAATGTGGTTCTTATTGAACCCTCCCGGAAAAGCTACAGTCAATGTGGAGAGCATTGATAATTTTCAATGGCTAGCCACCAAATATGATGTAACTTTGGGGAAGGAAGGTTCAGTTGATCAGCGATATACTTCTGAGCTGAACCACCTCCGGTTTTATTTACCAGATATTTTTCCTCGTCTGAACAAGATTGTCTTTCTTGATCATGATGTGGTAGTGAAAAAGGATTTAACACGACTTTGGAGCATCGACATGAGAGGCAAAGTAAATGGGGCGGTCGAGACTTGTAAGGAAGGGGAGATCTCATTCCATCGTATGGATATGCTAATTGATTTCACAGACCCAATGGTGGCTAAAAAATTTAAGGCCAACTCATGCACGTGGGCTTTTGGGATGAATCTATTTGATCTTAATGCATGGAGGCGGCGGAATCTAACTGTTCTATATCACAAATACCTCCGTTTG GGGAAACAAAGGCAATTATGGCTTGCGGGAAGCTTGCCCATAGGTTGGGCCACCTTCTACAAAGACACTCTCCCATTAGACAAGAGTTGGCATGTACTCGGGTTGGGATACGACGCAGGTGTGAGGACAGAGGACATTGAACGGGCGGCCGTTGTACATTTTGATGGAATCATGAAACCGTGGTTGGATATCGGGATAGACAAGTACAAGCACTTGTGGAATAAACATGTCAAGTTTGAGCATCCGTATCTACAACAATGCAATCTCCACGCCTAG